In Hemicordylus capensis ecotype Gifberg chromosome 4, rHemCap1.1.pri, whole genome shotgun sequence, the genomic window ACCTAATACAAAACTACCCTTTCTCTTCACAGACTTTCTGGCAACCCCCACAGCCCAGTCTCCCTCACCTCCCACAGCAACttcccaggaacataggaacataggaaactgccatatactgagtcagaccattggtccatctagctcagtattgtcttcacagactagcagcggcttctccaaggttgcaggcaggaatctctctcagccctatcttggagaagccagggagggaatttgaaaccttctgctcttcccagagcggcttcatcccaagaggaatatcttgcagtgctcacacatcaagtctccaattcagatgcaaccagggcagaccctgcttagctatggggacaagtcatgcttgctaccacaagaccagctctcctttcctatgGAATGTCTACCTGCTGTGAATCCCTCACATCCCAGCACACAAGGCCAGCAGTCGAATCTCTCAGGATTCTCAGGCAGATCTTGAAATATGTCTCCACATGTCAGGCTTTTAGGATCCTCGGACATGATTAGCCAGGGATGTGCCGAGTCTGGATCCAAAATGACATTTGCTTTCTGCAGTGGAAGTCTAGATACCAGAGTGTCTTTGAACTGCTTAATGACAGCCTCCAGAAAGGAGTTTATGTCCAAGAAGTTCCAGATCCTCCACTTcagggcaggaggaaaagccactgAATTCTCATatgtcttctccttctcacacctCTCCAAGGTCCTTCTAACATCCTGCAGAAGTTCATTCGCTGGCTGCTGACATTTCTCCTCAATCTCTTGAATGAAActtgcaaaggaggagagctCCTTAGAAAGTGTGGCCAGGTGCTCATCCCTTTTTATTGCAATCTCCTTCTCTAACTTTTCCATCTGGGCCAGCAAAAGTTTCTCTTGCTCTTCCACAAACTGGTGCAgttgtctgaactcagccatcgtcttctgcttgtctgcttttgtttGCTCAAGCAGATCCTGGCTTTCCTTTTCTATGTTTGCTTTATACATCAGcattttttcctctttcttcctcAAAGTCTTTAGAAGGCTGCAGATCTGATCCTTGTACTCTTTGTAAGCCTCCCCCAGAGGAATCACCTTGTGGTTTTCATGCTCCTTGGCTTTGTCGCACACCACACAGATGGAGCTTTCATGGTCTTTACAGAAGAGTTTCAGGGGCTCTCGGTGTTTCTCACAGactttctcctctccttcctccctgtTTACTCTCTGAAGACTTAACTTCTTGGCTATCTCTACAACACTTTTCAGTTGCCGATTTGGGATGAAGTTCCTTTGCGGAATAGTTTCTCTGCACTGAGGGCAGGAAGTCTCTGTGTCCGGCTCCCGCCAGCACTGGGTCAGACAGGCTTGGCAGAAATTGTGTCCACATTCTGGAATGATCACTGGGTCACTGAAATACTCCAGGCAGATGGAGCAAGTGGCTTCATCACAGAGATCCCTGACTGCACCCGCAGCTGCCATGGCTGCCTCAACACTGAAAACATCACAGGTTTTACTTTTGTTTCCTCCCTTTTCAGCTAGCAAGTGGGTGTTGCCCTTCCTGGTAATCTGCTGATAGACATCTCAACAGCACATGGAAAGCTGACTGAATGGagacaaagtgcatttctgagtgggcaagctgtgttctacatgttagatttctgaaacagaaatgtagGGGGCAACTGAGGGGACGGCTACTTTTTGAGGAAGTGCCCCACAAGAGCCACCCTTAAAGAAAGACAATGTAGGAAAGGAGGCAGAGTAGAAAGAAAcaaaggaaataaaaagaaaaggccttttttaaaaaaatgcttaaaaTTGTAATAAACAAACCTTCAGTACAGGGGTTCCAATATTCCCCCAGGCTTTGCCACAAATAATTGTGTTTGAAATATAAGGGCTATTGTGTGTCTTTTAATACATTTTTCTAATTTGTTTTGAGAGGATTAAGATAGACATGAGCTAAATGCATCATTGTCTAGTTTGGGCTCTTTTCTGAGCTTTAAAACTGCAGTAGTGTGCAGGTCAATCCAGATTAGGAATGTGTGAGCAGGCTCCATTCAaaccttgctggattcccctttaccagcagacCCCAAAACcagtctgtgaactggttcaaaccaatcCAGCAGTTGAACCAGACCTAGCCAGCTCGAATCCActtcggatttgaaccaaactggcaaaactggttctGTGTATACAGTACCCCTAATCCAGTACAGGCCTATAGCACAGAGATGGGGCATTTAAACCCCACCCCCGTGATTTCCCCACtaaattccaccaccaccccagtgctGGGGGACCCCAAAGGGCGTTGCAATGCATTTGCTTCAGTGACACCTTCGGGGGCCCGAAGTAGCTGGGGGGATGCTTTTTGATGGGAAACATCTGTGAAGGGAAAGGTTAGACACGCCTAAGTCTGTCCATGCACCACTTGATCCTCTCTCTTTCCAGGCCCATCTTCACTCCCTCTCCCGTTAGCACCACCAGCCCTAACCAGGCAGTCAAAAGTGTCCCACTAGAGTATGGAGCGCGCCTGCCCCACTGCGGCATCTGGAAGGCTTGAGGAGCCCACCGTGAAgggagcctcctcctcctgctccttacCTTCCGTAGAGCCGCCCGAGTAGTACCCCGGCCGCTCCTCTGCTGCGCTCTCCGTCATCCTGGAGTAGGGCGTTGGGGGACCTCGCTGGGCAGAGCGCAGCCTGTAAGGCGACGGGCGAGGGGCTTCCTCATTCAGCCCCACTTCtttcgctgctgctgccgccgccgcctcctcctccgcttccTCCTCCGGGTCACTCGTCCTGCCTCGCCGCCTCTGCTGTCTTACCGGCGTAGCTGCCATGTACCGCCGCGGGGCGCTCCCTTCCCCGGAGTGCTCCAGCACGTCCTCGGAGAACCTCACTTGCCGCCGCAGGCCCCCACCCGGGGAGCCGTAGAGGATCGAGCGGCAGGAGGGCCGGCCGCCGCCATCTTGAGAGGCCGTTTTCCTGAGAGGCGCCCTGGGCGTCACGTGACAGAAGCTCTGCCTCTCTCGcccccctgctcctcctcctcctccgccccctcctccttccccccaaggggaaggggaaccaccgggggaggaggaggaggaggaggcttgggCCGGCCGCCCTCCAAGCATTCGCCCGCCTGCTGCGTCAGGCTCAGCGGCCCCACTAAAGGGACGGACGGAGTTAGTAGTTGTCCTGTTGTGGGTCGTTGGCTGCCTTCTCCCCGGCCGGCAGCAATTGGAAATGCACGTTGCAGCCCCCGGGAGAAGTTACTTCCCTTCGACTCTGCCTTCGGTGTCCTCGCCCCACTACCTTACATACCTGCTGTGCTTTCTAGTCTGGTTCCTCCATGCCTCTGAGGAGGGCCGAAAGGCAGGATACAGATGCAAATGGTTTCTGCTTCCCTTTCCTTGCTCCTGCTAATTCAAGCTACTGTTTGCTTTCTCTTTGCCCCCTTCCCCTTATTTCTTGTAttcccctttctcctcccccctcttctctgcttttcgtcccctgccccccaccccttctctcccACTCAGAAACAACCGACCTACGCAGCACACAGAACTCTCCTGCTCAAAGCTAATTCGAGCGTCTCCAGGATGTTAACTTTTGAcaggcagctgctcctggcctgtcaCCCATTCCCCACTGGCTCCCCTCCCATCTTCCCAGAGGGAATACACAAACCAACAAAGAGAGAGTTGTGATGGAAATGAAAAGCATTCAGCTATATAGTTCAGTTATTTCTTCCCAAAATGAGGTGCGTCCTCAAGCGAAACAAGCCGTGGAGAGCCAGTGGCCGCTCCTCCTCCCAAGCTGGACTTTCTTGTGGGATCAGCCCACAAGGAAGCAAATTAAAGGCCGCCCGGCCCAGCAACTGCATATAAGAGCAAACAGATCACCAGGGGAGAATTTTTTAAAGCACCCTCCCTTCTGTCTCACCCAGTTAAACAGAATGTCCCAATCTAAACAGGGTTAGTTGGGAAACAATGTAATATACTTTACAAACAAGGCTGCTGCAATTTAACAGCCTGATGCTATGCAGAATTAGAcatgattaaaggtaaagtgtactgtcaagtcaatttcaactcctggtgcctacagagcctgAAAATCAATGGACTTAGGTGCACCTAATTCACATAAAGATCTGGCAGTATGTGAGGCTTATGTTTCAGTGAACATGCCTAGAATTAGACTTCAAAGTGTTTTTCCTCATCCCTAAATGCATCTGTTGCAAACTGAGGCAAGTTGAAAACTCTCTCCATTATTGTGCAATGTATGCATTTTTTCAAAGGCAAGTCCTACTGAattaaatgggacttactcccaaggaagtgtgTGTCATAgtcatagcagcagcagtagcacagcttACTTTTGCTGCCTAGTATACAAGGCTTCCACTCTTCCAATTATAGGAAATAGAATTCCATCAATTATAAAATAACaaagtttcttcttctttcttctattTGCCTTTTTTCCTTTGCATTTGtctattttttcttaaagattaTTAATTTCTTTATTGAAAATATCAGTCTTGCTCTAATTAGACAACTCTAGCAAGCTGAGTGATAGTGTTGCAAAGATCCCTTCTCCCCTTTAAGAGGGTAGTGGCATAGAAGGGCCTGGACATGAAACTGAGAGAGAAACCTTTCCTGGCTAAGTCACAGCATTTCCTGTGTGACCTTGCCAAATGCTTTACTCTGAAGATATATGAGCACTTTTAACTATATAcagattaatattaatattatccagtctcccggataatatcagagctctccatgatttgttggctttccatAAGGCATGCAAGACAGAAATGTTCCGTCGGGTGTtcagtcgctgagatagctggtcgtagagtgatctggtaatgcatagttattatgtcttgtaatgagtactgtatgtggttgtggttatgatgttatgtatgctgtattttatagaactgtgttgctttgtatgttattgcttgtaagccgccctgagtcctatgggagtagggcgacatataaatctaaaaaaataaataagtagccCTCCTAAAGTCAATGATACCTATAATTCAAAAATCATTGCAGGCTCAGGGTAaccttttttcttgtcttttCTGCAGTTTGGACATTTTAATCAAAATAATATAATCAGGGgcataggggagagggggcctgtgttcacccctctcccaggcggcccctcagagtgagggagataatgaaggaaactgggaggggtggagctggggggcactcaggagctcaggggcctgggttctttgaacccatccgctcaattataggtaCATGCCTGAATACAATCATACACCTACAGTTAAATGCATACTAGAATAGAACCCATTCTTCAAGTCCTGCCATGCTAAAACTATTCTGCTGGGTTTACTTAGGAATAGCATTTTTGCTCTCCTCATGGAGCTTAATTTTAGTCCCCATAACCTAATTACAGTACTAATGTTCAGTGCTGTAACATGTGAAGTAAAAACAATAGTCTTTTACACTTTTCACTTCAGAAATAAAGTTCCAAGCATACTTAGGGTTggcaactctgactgaagcttttcctggAGATTGTTTTATCAATTTGTTCCAAATATTTTTTA contains:
- the LOC128325130 gene encoding zinc finger protein RFP-like — encoded protein: MAAAGAVRDLCDEATCSICLEYFSDPVIIPECGHNFCQACLTQCWREPDTETSCPQCRETIPQRNFIPNRQLKSVVEIAKKLSLQRVNREEGEEKVCEKHREPLKLFCKDHESSICVVCDKAKEHENHKVIPLGEAYKEYKDQICSLLKTLRKKEEKMLMYKANIEKESQDLLEQTKADKQKTMAEFRQLHQFVEEQEKLLLAQMEKLEKEIAIKRDEHLATLSKELSSFASFIQEIEEKCQQPANELLQDVRRTLERCEKEKTYENSVAFPPALKWRIWNFLDINSFLEAVIKQFKDTLVSRLPLQKANVILDPDSAHPWLIMSEDPKSLTCGDIFQDLPENPERFDCWPCVLGCEGFTAGRHSIGKESWSCGSKHDLSP